Proteins encoded together in one Lathyrus oleraceus cultivar Zhongwan6 chromosome 5, CAAS_Psat_ZW6_1.0, whole genome shotgun sequence window:
- the LOC127083345 gene encoding receptor-like protein EIX2 has product MLSFTSQIPIIRLLLLFLLSTTIFERCNSKQFGNCNEKDRSALLNFKHGVDTPSSNRLSSWSINEKDCCSWKGVQCDNITGRVTALDLHQQSLEGEINLHPLFQIQSLNYLDLSLNGFTTLTSFNESDDYNHNLSNIKYLDLSFNDDLHLDNLNWLSKFSSLKSLNLSQINLQNQSNWFHTMDMLHASLLELRLSSCHLTNIFPSTKHVSFTNSLVTLDLSANYFDSELPAWLFDLGSDANISHIDLSFNVLQGQLPKSMLNLTKLEFLRLSNNELNGSIPDWLEQHQNLKYLNLADNLFHGSIPSSLGNLSSLVDLSIGSNFLTGNIPSTIGKLFNLKSLFIGGYSLSGVLSEQHFSNLSHLETLVLSAPISFDIDSKWIPPFQLQGISLSNTILGPKFPAWIYTQKSLEYLEVANSRLSSIDGDAFWRFVSNITQLNLSNNSISADLTNVTLNSELIFMDYNNFRGGLPHITENVVLLDLHQNSLVGSISPLFCHKLGRKNSLDYLDISSNLLTGDIPDCWEYWKGISFLYMESNMLTGELPPSMDSFIDLIILDLHNNRLHGNFSLDLSNLKNLEFINIGGNNFSGTLPVKMAHGMEVMILRSNQFEGNIPPQLCNFSSLLQLDLSHNKLSGPIPKCINKIHGMGGAEKTSHYPFEFNLYNKGQELEYHDYGLLRTLDLSDNKLSSEIPTQVFSLVQLQVLNLSRNHFTGKIAKEIGDMKHLESLDLSNNELIGEIPVTISILSFLGFLNLSNNNLVGQIPVGTQLQSFNVSCYDGNPGLCGAPLPICYGESNSHGEHNDIDKENSFTQSLYFGMGVGFAVGLWSFYGSLYLNRAWRHTYFRFINHVLGSSR; this is encoded by the coding sequence ATGCTAAGCTTCACTTCACAAATTCCCATTATTCGGCTACTGCTACTATTCTTGCTATCTACAACAATATTTGAAAGATGCAATAGTAAGCAGTTTGGTAATTGTAATGAGAAGGATCGTTCTGCTTTGCTCAACTTCAAACATGGTGTGGACACTCCTTCCTCCAACAGGCTTTCTTCTTGGTCAATCAATGAAAAAGATTGTTGTTCATGGAAAGGAGTTCAATGTGACAACATCACTGGAAGGGTTACAGCCCTTGATCTTCACCAACAATCCTTGGAAGGTGAAATCAACTTGCACCCTTTGTTTCAAATTCAATCTTTGAACTACTTGGACTTGAGCTTGAATGGCTTTACAACTCTAACTAGTTTCAATGAATCGGATGATTATAATCACAACTTGTCTAATATTAAGTACTTAGACTTGTCATTCAATGATGATCTTCACTTGGATAATCTTAACTGGCTTTCCAAATTCTCTTCATTGAAATCTCTCAACCTCAGTCAAATTAACCTTCAAAATCAATCAAACTGGTTTCACACCATGGATATGCTGCATGCATCACTGTTAGAGCTGAGATTGTCAAGTTGTCATTTGACCAATATCTTTCCATCCACTAAGCATGTGAGTTTTACTAATTCCCTTGTAACCCTTGATCTCTCAGCAAACTATTTTGATTCTGAATTACCTGCTTGGCTGTTTGATCTCGGCAGTGATGCGAATATCTCTCATATTGACCTTAGCTTCAATGTTTTACAAGGCCAATTACCCAAGAGCATGTTAAATCTTACAAAACTTGAATTTTTAAGGCTGAGTAACAATGAACTAAATGGATCAATTCCGGATTGGTTAGAGCAACatcaaaatttaaaatatcttaatCTAGCCGATAACTTGTTTCACGGTTCTATCCCTTCATCTCTCGGAAATCTCTCTTCCTTGGTTGATTTAAGTATCGGCTCCAATTTTCTGACTGGTAATATTCCATCCACCATTGGAAAACTTTTTAATTTGAAGAGTTTGTTCATTGGTGGATATTCATTGTCaggtgttctatctgaacaacATTTCTCCAATCTCTCTCACTTAGAAACACTTGTCTTGAGTGCACCTATTTCATTTGATATAGATTCTAAATGGATTCCTCCATTTCAATTGCAAGGGATAAGTTTAAGCAATACAATTCTAGGTCCTAAGTTTCCAGCATGGATATACACACAAAAGTCACTAGAATATCTTGAGGTTGCCAACTCTAGATTATCATCCATAGATGGAGATGCATTTTGGAGATTTGTATCTAATATTACACAGCTTAACCTGTCTAACAACAGCATCAGTGCAGATTTAACAAATGTCACACTAAACTCGGAACTGATATTTATGGACTATAATAATTTCAGAGGAGGGCTCCCGCATATAACAGAAAATGTCGTCCTTTTGGATTTGCATCAAAATTCTTTGGTTGGATCCATTTCCCCTCTGTTCTGCCACAAATTAGGTAGGAAAAACAGTTTGGATTATTTGGACATTTCGTCCAATCTTTTAACTGGAGATATTCCTGATTGTTGGGAGTATTGGAAAGGCATTTCTTTCCTTTACATGGAGAGTAATATGCTGACTGGTGAACTTCCTCCATCCATGGACTCGTTTATTGATCTCATAATACTGGATTTGCATAACAACCGCTTGCATGGTAATTTTTCATTGGATCTCTCAAACTTAAAAAATTTGGAATTCATTAATATTGGAGGAAACAATTTCTCTGGAACTCTACCGGTGAAAATGGCACATGGTATGGAAGTGATGATATTAAGATCCAACCAGTTTGAAGGCAACATTCCACCACAGCTCTGCAATTTCTCTTCACTGCTACAATTGGATCTTTCCCACAATAAACTTTCCGGGCCTATTCCCAAATGCATAAATAAAATCCACGGCATGGGTGGAGCAGAGAAAACGAGTCATTATCCCTTTGAGTTCAATTTGTATAATAAAGGGCAAGAGTTAGAGTATCATGACTATGGATTGTTGAGAACTCTTGACCTTTCGGATAACAAGTTATCAAGTGAAATCCCCACACAAGTTTTCAGTCTAGTTCAACTTCAGGTATTGAACTTGTCTCGAAATCATTTCACAGGAAAGATAGCAAAAGAGATTGGAGACATGAAACATTTGGAATCTCTTGATCTGTCCAACAATGAACTTATTGGAGAAATTCCTGTTACCATTTCGATTTTGTCTTTCTTGGGTTTCTTGAATCTGTCAAACAATAACCTTGTTGGGCAAATCCCAGTTGGCACTCAGCTTCAAAGTTTTAATGTTTCCTGCTATGATGGGAATCCTGGACTCTGTGGAGCTCCTCTACCAATATGTTATGGTGAATCAAACTCACATGGAGAACACAATGATATTGACAAGGAGAATTCTTTTACACAGTCACTCTACTTTGGAATGGGTGTAGGATTTGCCGTTGGTTTATGGAGTTTTTATGGGTCTCTATACCTCAACAGGGCTTGGAGGCACACTTATTTTCGGTTCATTAATCATGTTTTGGGTTCTTCCAGATGA